A portion of the Streptococcus sp. Marseille-Q6470 genome contains these proteins:
- a CDS encoding YeiH family protein gives MSFLSKNWAGLLACLIISIISWVLGGFLPVVGAPVFAIFIGMILHPFLTPYKQLDAGLTYSSKKLLQYAVILLGFGLNISQVFAVGKSSLPVILSTISIALIVAYLFQRFFDLDTKLATLIGVGSSICGGSAIAATAPVIHAKEKEVAQAISVIFFFNVLAALIFPTLGSWLHLSNEGFALFAGTAVNDTSSVTATASAWDSLYHTNTLESATIVKLTRTLAIIPITLFLSYWQSRQQGNNQGVKLKKIFPVFILYFILASLLTTVLTSFGVSNSFFSPLKQLSKFLIIMAMSAIGLKTNLIAMIKSSGKSILLGALCWIAIILTSLGMQTLLGIF, from the coding sequence ATGTCATTTCTATCAAAAAATTGGGCAGGACTGTTAGCCTGTCTGATCATCTCAATCATCTCTTGGGTTTTAGGAGGCTTTCTGCCTGTTGTGGGAGCACCTGTTTTCGCCATTTTTATCGGAATGATTCTCCACCCCTTTCTCACTCCCTATAAACAACTGGATGCCGGTTTAACTTATAGCTCAAAAAAACTGCTTCAGTATGCTGTTATCTTGCTTGGGTTTGGACTCAATATCTCTCAAGTTTTCGCAGTAGGAAAATCCTCACTTCCTGTCATCCTATCTACTATTTCTATAGCCTTGATTGTTGCCTATCTCTTCCAGCGCTTTTTTGACCTAGATACAAAGCTAGCTACCTTGATTGGAGTTGGATCTTCTATCTGTGGCGGTTCTGCCATTGCAGCGACTGCTCCTGTTATTCACGCCAAGGAAAAAGAAGTGGCCCAAGCTATCTCTGTTATCTTCTTCTTCAATGTCTTGGCAGCTCTTATCTTCCCAACTCTAGGTTCTTGGCTCCATCTTTCTAACGAAGGTTTTGCTCTCTTTGCGGGTACTGCGGTCAACGATACTTCCTCTGTGACAGCTACTGCTAGTGCCTGGGATAGTCTTTACCATACCAACACTCTTGAGTCTGCCACTATTGTTAAACTGACACGCACCCTAGCTATTATCCCTATTACTCTCTTCCTCTCCTACTGGCAAAGCCGTCAACAAGGTAACAACCAAGGAGTGAAGCTTAAAAAAATCTTCCCCGTTTTCATCCTCTACTTTATCCTAGCTTCTCTGCTAACCACCGTCCTTACTTCTTTTGGTGTCAGCAATAGCTTCTTTTCTCCTCTCAAACAACTCTCCAAATTCCTCATCATCATGGCCATGAGCGCTATCGGTCTCAAAACCAACCTCATCGCCATGATCAAATCCAGTGGAAAATCCATTCTTCTTGGAGCCCTTTGTTGGATTGCTATCATCCTAACTAGTCTTGGTATGCAAACACTCCTCGGCATTTTCTAA
- a CDS encoding pyridoxal phosphate-dependent aminotransferase gives MDLTKRFNKQLDKIQVSLIRQFDQAISEIPGVLRLTLGEPDFTTPDHVKEAAKRAIDQDQSYYTGMSGLLTLRQAASEFVKEKYQLDYNPENEILVTIGATEALSATLTAILEEGDKVLLPAPAYPGYEPIVNLVGAEIVEIDTTENGFVLTPEMLEKAILEQGDKLKAVILNYPANPTGITYSREQLEALADVLRKYEIFVVCDEVYSELTYTGENHVSLGTMLRDQAIIINGLSKSHAMTGWRLGFIFAPANFTAQLIKSHQYLVTAANTMTQHAAVEALTAGKDDAEPMKKEYIQRRDYIIEKMTDLGFEIIKPDGAFYIFAKIPAGYNQDSFAFLKDFAHKKAVAFIPGAAFGQYGEGYVRLSYAASMETIKEAMKRLEEYMKEA, from the coding sequence ATGGACTTAACCAAACGATTTAATAAACAATTAGATAAGATACAAGTTTCCTTGATTCGTCAATTTGACCAGGCTATTTCAGAGATTCCTGGTGTCCTGCGATTGACCTTGGGAGAACCAGATTTTACAACGCCAGATCATGTCAAGGAAGCTGCAAAGCGAGCCATTGACCAAGATCAATCCTACTATACAGGGATGAGTGGTTTGTTGACATTGCGTCAGGCGGCGAGTGAATTTGTAAAAGAGAAATATCAGCTAGACTACAATCCAGAGAATGAAATCTTGGTCACAATTGGTGCGACAGAGGCTCTATCAGCCACTCTGACAGCTATTTTGGAGGAAGGAGACAAGGTTCTCTTGCCAGCTCCTGCCTATCCTGGCTATGAGCCAATAGTTAATCTAGTTGGTGCAGAGATTGTCGAGATTGATACGACTGAAAATGGTTTTGTCTTGACTCCTGAGATGTTGGAAAAGGCAATTTTGGAGCAGGGTGACAAGCTTAAGGCCGTCATTCTCAACTATCCAGCTAATCCAACTGGTATCACTTATAGTCGCGAGCAATTAGAAGCCTTGGCAGACGTTCTACGTAAGTATGAGATTTTCGTAGTCTGCGATGAGGTCTACTCAGAATTGACCTATACAGGGGAAAATCATGTCTCTTTGGGAACGATGCTGAGAGATCAAGCCATTATCATTAACGGCCTTTCTAAATCCCATGCCATGACAGGATGGCGTTTAGGTTTTATCTTTGCACCAGCAAACTTCACAGCTCAACTCATCAAGAGTCACCAGTACTTGGTTACTGCTGCAAATACCATGACGCAACATGCTGCAGTAGAAGCTTTGACAGCTGGTAAAGACGATGCAGAACCTATGAAGAAAGAGTATATTCAACGTCGGGACTACATTATCGAGAAGATGACGGACCTTGGTTTTGAGATTATCAAACCAGATGGAGCCTTTTACATTTTTGCTAAGATTCCTGCAGGTTACAATCAAGATTCTTTTGCTTTCCTAAAAGATTTTGCTCATAAGAAGGCTGTTGCCTTTATCCCAGGTGCTGCCTTTGGTCAGTACGGAGAAGGGTATGTTCGCCTATCTTATGCAGCTAGCATGGAAACGATTAAAGAAGCTATGAAACGTCTTGAGGAGTACATGAAAGAAGCATGA
- the recO gene encoding DNA repair protein RecO, with amino-acid sequence MIQSITSQGLVLYNRNFREDDKLVKIFTEQAGKRMFFVKHASKSKLAPVIQPLVLARFLLKVNDDGLSYIEDYHEVKTFPKINSDLFVMAYATYVAALADASLQDNQQDAPLFAFLQKTLELMEEGLDYQVLTNIFEIQILTRFGISLNFNECTFCHRVGQAFDFSFKYGACLCPDHYHEDEKRCHLNPNIPYLLNQFQAIDFETLETISLKSEIKQDLRKFIDQIYEEYVGIHLKSKKFIDSLADWGQLLKEEDK; translated from the coding sequence ATGATTCAGTCTATTACGAGTCAAGGCCTGGTGCTCTACAATCGTAACTTTCGTGAGGATGATAAGCTGGTCAAAATCTTTACAGAGCAAGCTGGGAAACGGATGTTTTTTGTGAAACATGCTAGCAAATCTAAACTTGCTCCAGTCATTCAACCCTTGGTGCTGGCTCGTTTTCTCTTAAAGGTTAACGATGATGGACTCAGCTATATCGAGGATTACCATGAGGTAAAGACTTTTCCGAAAATCAATAGCGACCTCTTTGTTATGGCATATGCAACCTATGTTGCAGCCTTGGCAGATGCTAGTTTGCAGGATAATCAGCAGGACGCACCCTTGTTTGCTTTTTTGCAAAAGACTTTGGAGTTGATGGAAGAGGGCTTAGACTATCAGGTTTTGACCAATATTTTTGAAATTCAAATTTTGACACGTTTTGGAATCAGCCTCAACTTTAATGAGTGTACCTTTTGTCATCGTGTGGGGCAGGCCTTTGATTTTTCATTCAAGTATGGTGCCTGCCTTTGCCCAGATCATTACCACGAAGATGAAAAACGATGCCATTTGAATCCGAATATTCCTTATCTGCTCAATCAATTTCAAGCCATTGATTTTGAGACCTTGGAGACTATCTCGCTCAAGTCTGAAATTAAGCAGGATTTGCGTAAGTTTATAGATCAAATCTACGAGGAATATGTCGGTATTCACCTAAAATCAAAGAAATTTATTGATTCCCTAGCCGACTGGGGACAATTACTAAAAGAGGAAGACAAATGA
- the plsX gene encoding phosphate acyltransferase PlsX has product MKKIAVDAMGGDYAPQAIVEGVNQALADFLDIEIQLYGDESKIKQYLTATDRVSIIHTDEKIDSDDEPTKAIRKKKNASMVLAAKAVKDGEADAVLSAGNTGALLAAGFFIVGRIKNIDRPGLMSTLPTIDGKGFDMLDLGANAENTAHHLHQYAILGSFYAKNVRGIANPRIGLLNNGTESSKGDPLRKEAYDLLAADESLNFVGNVEARDLMDGVADVVVTDGFTGNAVLKAIEGTAMGIMGLLKNAIVGGGLRAKLGAFLLKDNLRGLKKQLNYSDVGGAVLFGVKAPVVKTHGSSDAKAVYSTLRQIRTMLETDVVAQTAREFSGE; this is encoded by the coding sequence ATGAAAAAAATCGCAGTAGACGCAATGGGTGGCGATTATGCACCACAAGCTATTGTAGAGGGTGTCAATCAAGCCCTTGCTGACTTTTTAGATATTGAGATTCAACTTTACGGAGACGAAAGTAAAATCAAGCAATATCTAACAGCTACAGACCGCGTCAGCATTATCCATACAGATGAGAAAATTGACTCTGATGACGAGCCTACAAAAGCCATCCGCAAGAAGAAAAATGCCAGCATGGTATTGGCAGCTAAGGCTGTCAAGGATGGAGAAGCAGACGCTGTTCTCTCTGCTGGGAACACAGGAGCCTTGTTAGCGGCAGGATTTTTCATCGTTGGTCGTATCAAAAATATCGACCGACCTGGGCTTATGTCAACATTGCCAACGATTGATGGTAAGGGTTTTGATATGCTGGATCTCGGAGCTAATGCCGAAAATACAGCTCATCACCTCCATCAATACGCAATTCTAGGTTCATTCTATGCCAAGAATGTTCGTGGTATTGCAAATCCCCGTATTGGCCTTCTGAACAACGGTACAGAAAGCAGTAAGGGAGATCCACTACGCAAGGAAGCCTATGACTTATTAGCGGCTGACGAGAGTTTGAATTTTGTCGGGAATGTGGAAGCACGTGACTTGATGGATGGTGTTGCAGATGTAGTCGTAACCGATGGTTTCACGGGAAACGCTGTTCTCAAAGCTATTGAAGGTACTGCTATGGGGATCATGGGATTACTTAAGAATGCCATTGTAGGTGGCGGACTTAGAGCCAAGCTCGGCGCATTCCTTCTCAAGGATAATCTCAGAGGTTTGAAAAAACAGCTCAACTATTCAGATGTTGGTGGTGCCGTCTTGTTTGGCGTTAAGGCGCCTGTTGTTAAGACTCATGGTTCAAGTGACGCTAAGGCTGTATACAGTACGCTTCGTCAGATTCGTACCATGCTTGAGACAGATGTAGTTGCACAAACTGCGCGTGAATTTTCAGGAGAATAA
- a CDS encoding acyl carrier protein encodes MTDKEIFDRVVTIIQERQGEDFVVTENLSLKDDLNADSVDLMEFILTIEDEFGIEISDEEIDNLNSVADVLEIIKNRI; translated from the coding sequence ATGACAGATAAAGAAATTTTTGACCGTGTTGTTACGATTATCCAAGAACGTCAAGGAGAAGACTTTGTTGTAACCGAAAACTTGAGTTTGAAGGATGATTTGAATGCTGACTCTGTGGATTTGATGGAATTTATCTTAACAATCGAAGACGAATTTGGAATCGAAATTAGTGATGAAGAAATCGACAACCTCAATAGCGTCGCAGATGTATTAGAAATTATCAAAAATAGAATATAA